The Mycolicibacterium smegmatis genome has a window encoding:
- a CDS encoding DUF5997 family protein has protein sequence MSRPNAQSMKPATAAKKLDVYLPATPAEFQQSAITREELAALQADPPQWLQDLRKNGPHPKNLVAAKLGISIAALARNGVGDALTTEEINQIIAEAPEWLAAERESYQEVLREERERKAQRAEQSREH, from the coding sequence ATGAGCAGGCCGAACGCGCAGTCCATGAAACCCGCCACCGCGGCGAAGAAGCTGGACGTGTATTTGCCCGCGACGCCTGCGGAGTTCCAACAGAGCGCGATCACCCGCGAGGAACTCGCCGCACTGCAGGCCGACCCGCCGCAGTGGCTGCAGGATCTGCGCAAGAACGGCCCGCACCCCAAGAACCTCGTCGCAGCCAAGCTCGGCATCTCGATCGCCGCACTCGCCCGCAACGGCGTCGGCGATGCCCTCACCACCGAGGAGATCAACCAGATCATCGCCGAGGCCCCGGAGTGGCTCGCAGCCGAGCGCGAGAGCTACCAGGAGGTGCTGCGCGAGGAGCGTGAACGCAAGGCACAGCGGGCAGAGCAGTCCCGCGAGCACTGA
- a CDS encoding LysR family substrate-binding domain-containing protein — translation MTPLSLTLGYMPGGTPAKWARIWAQRHPDVLLDLHPVAAADAADAVRSGTVDVTLLRLPTDTTGLAVIPLYEETTVAVVPTDHVFAAADEITAADLDGEPTLVPLDNVVEWSAGNPVEHRPETTADAIELVAAGMGALVVPQSLARLHHRKDLTYRPITDAPTCPVAIAFPEGTPSELVEEFIGIVRGRKPNSSRGQTQPAPKRTAREKTLAKQAARAAAGKVARKPVKRGKR, via the coding sequence GTGACCCCGCTGTCCCTCACCCTCGGCTACATGCCCGGCGGGACGCCCGCGAAGTGGGCGCGGATCTGGGCGCAGCGCCATCCCGACGTGCTACTCGACCTGCATCCCGTCGCCGCCGCGGACGCCGCCGACGCCGTGCGGTCCGGAACCGTCGACGTCACGCTGCTGCGCCTGCCCACCGACACGACCGGACTGGCCGTCATCCCGCTGTACGAGGAGACGACGGTGGCCGTGGTGCCCACCGACCACGTCTTCGCCGCGGCCGACGAGATCACCGCGGCCGACCTCGACGGCGAGCCGACGCTGGTACCCCTCGACAACGTCGTCGAATGGTCCGCGGGAAACCCCGTCGAGCACCGACCCGAAACCACGGCGGACGCTATCGAACTCGTCGCCGCGGGCATGGGGGCACTCGTCGTCCCGCAGTCGCTCGCGCGGTTGCACCACCGCAAGGACCTCACCTACCGCCCGATCACCGACGCGCCCACGTGTCCGGTGGCGATCGCGTTCCCAGAGGGGACACCGTCGGAACTGGTCGAGGAGTTCATCGGGATCGTGCGGGGGCGTAAACCCAATTCGTCACGCGGGCAGACACAACCGGCGCCGAAGCGCACCGCGCGCGAGAAGACCCTCGCCAAACAGGCCGCCCGCGCGGCCGCAGGCAAGGTCGCGCGC